In Candidatus Zixiibacteriota bacterium, the genomic window TAGCGAGTCGTTACTTCTGGGATGATTGGGGGATCGAATCGTACTCGATTGATTTGGCCACCCGGCTCGGCATCGGGAAGCGCGGGGCGCTGCAGCCGCGACTCCGGTGGTATCGGCAAGCGCAGGCGGATTTCTACGCGCCTTTCCTCGTCGACGGGCGGCCATTGCCGGAATACGCTTCGGCTGACGGCCGCTTGTCGCAGTTTTATGCGATCACCAGCGGGATCACCTGGAGTGTGCCGGTCAGTGAGCGTTCCTACGTGAATATTACGACGGAGTACTATTTGCAGCGCGGGGACAGCAGTCCGCCGCCGGAATACGGTTCACAACTCACCTTCGATTTGTTCCCGAAGCTGGATGTGGTGATGTTGCGGTTGGGATATGCGCGGGACCTTTGAGAGCCACAGGGGCGGAATCGCGCACACGGTTTCGCCCGCTGTTATTGGGGCGACGACGAATCGGCGGCCTGGGCTTCGCGGGAGCTTTCGTCGATCAGGCGGCAGCCTTCCATTAGGATGAATTCGTTGGGCAGTGAGTTGTTGGCGGGCGGCAGGTCGCTTTCGGTAACGGGCTCCAACAGCCAGGTGCCGCGTTCCCACGCGAGCGCCTTGTAGATGGCCTGTTCGGCGAGCAATTCGCCGTACTGCGCGAAGGCGATATTGCCGCGGTTGAGGTAGATGATGAGCGCGCCGTTGCCGGCGTCGGGTCGGACGGTGATGCGCGCGGTACGCTGGCTGGGGCCGAGAGCCTGGATCAGATCGATGATGCTCATATCGGAGAGATTGCCCCGGGAGCCGGACTGGGGGCGCGGGACTTCGCTGTCGAGGGGTGCATTCAAAATCAGGCGACTGCGCACTTCCTTGAGCTTCGGGACGAGCGCGTCGATGCCTTCGTCGACATCGACGATATCCTGCAGGCCGATTTCCAAGAGCGGGATGAGGAAATGGGCGACGCAACCGCGCACGAGCAAGAAGGTCGGCGAATGGCCGAAATTGATACCCTGGCTGGAGAGGCGCTTGAGGATTTTGACGACATCGCGCGGCAAGGCGAAGGAACGGATGATGAGGATGTCGGGAGTCTGCTGTTTGTAGAGCAAAATGAAGGAGTCGAGCGTCGGCGAGGTGGTCAGGCGAAACCCCTCCTGGCGCAAGCGCACTTTCATGGCATAGTTGTGATCGGCGCGATCGGAATAGACCAGAATATGCGCGGCTTTTCCGTGATGTCTGTGGTCGACCACCTAAATTCCCCGTCCAGTACCAGCGGTCTTGGTTTGGCTCCGCTGCCTCATTGCTTTCAGCGAGACCAAGGCGTTTTGCCACAACGGCATTGCCTGAACTTGCCCGGTCCGAACCGCTCGCGTCCGAACTGCCTCGGCGCCAAGGCGTCCGACAAACCAGCAAGTTTACTCGCTTTCTATAGATTGTCGGAAGTTTTGGAGAGCGGCTTGAGAGTTGACGGCGGGGAGGTCTTTCGGGTTGAAACAGCAATAGCTGTTGCTCGTGAATAACCGGCCGAATTGTGCACGGAATGAGCGCGGGAAAACGTCCCGATGTCGAAGAATCTGCAAGGAGCCACTTCGAC contains:
- a CDS encoding DUF4388 domain-containing protein; this encodes MVDHRHHGKAAHILVYSDRADHNYAMKVRLRQEGFRLTTSPTLDSFILLYKQQTPDILIIRSFALPRDVVKILKRLSSQGINFGHSPTFLLVRGCVAHFLIPLLEIGLQDIVDVDEGIDALVPKLKEVRSRLILNAPLDSEVPRPQSGSRGNLSDMSIIDLIQALGPSQRTARITVRPDAGNGALIIYLNRGNIAFAQYGELLAEQAIYKALAWERGTWLLEPVTESDLPPANNSLPNEFILMEGCRLIDESSREAQAADSSSPQ